CGCCGGAGCTGCGCCAGCAGGACGATCAGCTCCGCGAGACGATCCAGCAGCAGCACGGCTCCTGACGGCGAACGAGCGGAGCAGAGGGACGACACGACGATGCCTGGCGAGACCCATCGCACGATCGATGCGATCTGGCGCATCGAGTCGGCGAGGGTCGTCGCCGGGCTCGTGCGTGTCGTGAACGACGTCGGCTACGCCGAGGACCTTGCGCAGGACGCGCTCGTCCTCGCGCTCGAGAAGTGGCCGCGCGACGGCATCCCCGACAACCCCGGCGCGTGGCTGACCAAGGTCGCGCGCAACCTCGCGGTGGACCGGGTCCGGCGCGACCAGAACCTCACCCGCAAGTACGCGGTGCTCGCCCCCGACCTCGAGGACGACCGCCGCGCCGCCACCCCCGATCCGGACGCGATCGTGGAGGATCCGGTCGGTGACGACGTGCTGCGGCTGGTGTTCGTCGCCTGCCACCCCGTCCTGGCCCGTGATGCGCAGGTCGCCCTGACCCTGCGGATGCTGGGCGGCTTGTCGACCGACGAGATCGCCCGCGCCTTCCTCGCACCGTCGGCGACCGTCGGACAACGCATCTCGCGGGCGAAGCGGACTCTCACGGCGGCGCAGGTCCCTTTCGAGATCCCCTCCGCGCAAGACCTCCCGGCGCGGCTGGCAGCGGTGCTCGAGGTCGTCTACCTGATCTTCAACGAGGGCTACTCGGCGAGCTCCGGCGACCGTGTGATCCGCGACGACCTGTGCCGCGAGGCGATGCGGCTCGGGCGCGTCCTGACTGCTCTGCTGCCGCGCGAGCCCGAGCCGTACGGGCTGGTCGCCCTGATGGAGATCCAGGCGTCGCGGTTCTCGGCGCGTACCGACCGTCACGGGGCCCCGGTCCTGCTCGACGACCAGGACCGCGGCCGCTGGGACCGTACTCTCATCCGCCACGGCCTGGGCGCGATCGACCGGTCGGTCGCGCTCAAGCGCCCGCTCGGGCCGTACACGCTCCAGGCGGCGATCGCTGCCTGCCACGCGCGCGCCGCAACGCCGGGCGACACCGACTGGAAGCGCATCGTCGCCCTGTACGACGCCCTGGCCGAGCTCAACCCGTCACCCGTGATCACGCTGAACAGGGCGGTCGCGGTCAGCCGGGCGTACGGGCCCGGCGAGGCGTTGGAAGCGCTGGAGCCGCTGCGGCGCGACCCCAGGATGGCCGCCTACCACCTGCTCCCCAGCGTGCGCGCGGACCTGCTCGTCCGGCTCGGTCGAGACGCCGAGGCAGCGGCGGAGTTCGAGAGCGCCGCCACGTTGGCCGGCAACGCGCACGACCGTCGCGCCCTGCTCGAGCTGGCAGCCTCCGCACAACACCGCGCCGCGGGCTGAGTGCGCCGTACGGTGGCGGGGTGAAAGCCCTCGACATCGTGCCGCTGGACCTGACCGACGACGAGGTCGCCGTCGCGCTGCTGTCGGTGCAGCGGGCGTCGTACGCGATCGAGGCGGAGCTGATCGGATTCCCGGAGCTCCCCATGCTGCACGAGACGCTCGACGAGCTGATGGCGAGCGACGAGGAGTTCCTGGGGGCGTACGCCGACGGGGTGCTCGTCGGGGCCGTCTCGTGGAAGCGGCTCGACGACGGGACCGTCGACATCTACCGCCTCTTCGTGCACCCCGACGCCCACCGCCAGGGCATCGCGTCGACGCTGCTGGAGATGCTGGCCCTCCTCGAGCCCACGCACCGCACGATCGTGTCGACCGGCTCCGTCAACGCACCGGCCCTCGCCCTGTACGCCGGGCTCGGCTTCGTCGTCGTCGGCGTGCGCGAGGTCGGGCCGGGCATCGGGCTCACCGACCTCGAGCGTCGCGCGATACCGTGAGGCATGACCACGAAGGAGATCGACTTCGACGGCGGGATCCTGGTCGGGCACGACGGGTCCGACTTCTCTGACCAGGCGGTCCTCTGGGCTCTCGAGTACGGCAAGCTCACCGGTCAGCCGGTGACCGTCGTCCGGGCGTGGGTGCTGACCACCGCGCCGCGTCCCCGCACCTGGGAGCCTGGCTACATGCCGCCGCTCGAAGACTTCGCCGAAGCGGTCGTGGAGCGGCTCGAGGAGGACCTCGTCCCCCTCCGCACCGACTTCGCCGACGTGGACGTCCGCACGTGCGCTGTCCACGGCAAGCCCGCACCGCGACTGATCGAGGCCTCCGAGAAGGCGTCGATGGTCGTCGTCGGACGCCGTGGGCTCGGAGGGTTCAAGGGCCTGGTCCTGGGATCGGTGAGCGAGCAGGTCGTCCGCCACGCCAGCGCGACCGTCGTCGTCATCCACCCCGACTCCGTCGACGCGACGCCGGGTGCGCGCAACGTCCTCGACTCGAGCCTCTCCGACTCCTGAGCATGTGGGTCGGCACGATCGAGTTCGACCTGCTTCTGGGTGACGTGCACACGTTGAAGGAGAAGCGCTCCTTCGTGCGACCGTTGGTCGCCGACGTGCGGCGCACGTTCGACGTGTCGGTGGCGGAGACCGACAACCAGGACCTGTACCGCAGGGCGACGGTCGGTGTCGCGGCCGTCTCCGGCGACAACGCGCACGTCATCGACGTCCTGGACCGCGTCGAGCAGTTCGTCGCGGGTCGCCCCGGGCTCGACCTGCTGTCGGCGCACCGCACCTTCTTCAACACCGACGACTGAGCCTTCACTGATCGACCCTTCAACACCGAGGAGCACCATGTCCACCACCGCTGACCGGTTCCGCGCCGCCGTCGAGAGCGGCGACATCGCCTCGGCCGAGGCGCTGCTCGCCGACGACGTGACGTTCCACAGCCCGGTGAAGTTCTCGCCGTTCGCGGGCAAGGCGATGGTGATGGCCGTCCTCGGCTTCGTGACACAGGTGTTCGAGGACTTCCGCTACGTGGGTGAGCTGGAGGGCACCGGCTCGCGTGCCGACGAAGGCGACGCGGTGCCGTCGGAGATCCTCGTCTTCCGGGCGAACGTCGCCGGCAAGGCGATCCACGGGCTCGACCTGCTCCAGCTGGACGACGACGGACTGATCAGCGAGTTCACCGTGATGGTCCGGCCGCTGTCGGCCGTGATCGCGCTGAGGGACGCCATGAACCAGAAGATGGTCGAGGCCGGGTTCGCGCCGGCGTCGGTGCTTCAGGGCTGACCGCGAGTCCCTCCCGCACTTGACCTTCACAGTGATGTCAGGGTTTAGCCTGCGGAGATGACCACTGACAACCCGGTCCTGCAGCTGCGACTCGTCGTCGAGGCCGACGACTACGACGAGGCGGTGCGGTTCTACCGCGACGTCCTGGGTCTGCCCGAGCAAGCCGCGTACGAAGGCGACGGCGACGCCCGCGTCACGATCCTGGACGCCGGACGGGCGACGCTCGAGCTGGCCAACCCGGCGCAGCGGCGCATGATCGACGACGTCGAGGTCGGGCGCCCGACCACTCCGCGCCTCCGCGTCGCGTTCGAGGTTCTCGACGGCGAGGCACGTACGAGGCGTCTGGTGGACGCCGGTGCGACGCTCGTCGCGTCCCCTCGCGAGACGCCGTGGCGTTCCCTCAACTCGCGCCTCGACGCTCCTGCGGGCCTGCAGATCACCCTGTTCGAGGAGCTGATGACGCTCGATGAGCGGCGGTCTCTCGACGGGTTCGGGACGGACGGAGAGCGACGCGACGCCTAGCGATCCAGCGTGCGATCGGCCTGACGTCACGCCGCGCAGGGCTCGCAGTCCTCGCGCTCCTCGTCCGGGGTTGCGCGGCGTACGCGGGGCCGACCGCGGCCGCGCTTGTGGTCGACCGGACGCCCCTTCACGAACACCTCTCCGCCCCAGACGCCCCAAGGCTCCTGGCGGTCGAGCGCGGCAGCGAGGCACTCCGCGCGGATCGGGCACTCCAGGCACAACGCCTTCGCCCGCTCGACGTCGCCCGACTGCTCGGCGAACCACAGGTCCGGCCCGAGGACGCGGCACGGGACGTCGGGTGCGTCGAGTGCCGTTCTTGCGACGGTGGTCATCCGAGCAGCTCCTTCACCCGCGCACGGATCCCGGCTGCGTCGAGCCCGTGCGCGGCGGCATGGTCCTTGGGTGACCCGTAGCGGCGCAGCTCCTGCCCACGGGGGACGCCGACGTGCAGCACGCGGCTCGGTCGGTCGGCGAGTGCGGCAGCGACGGCGGCGGCGCTGGTGCCCTCGAGGTACGGCTCGACCAGCGCCAGGCTCGGCGCCGGGCCGGCCAGCGTCCGGAGGCCCTGCGTGTCGAGAGGGTGCGGTGTCGACGTGTAGGCGACCCGCACCGGCAGGTCGCTCGTCGCCTCGAGCACGGTGTCGAGGAGCGGCCCGACCGCGACGACCAGCGGCAGCGCGTGTGCGCCCCCACGGACGAGGTGGAGCAGACCGTCGACGGGGTGGGCCGTTGCATTCTGCAGCGACGACATCCGGACGTACACGCGTCGGCTCGTCGACGCCTCGCGGCGCACGATGCGGGCCAGCTCGTCGGCGTGGCCCGGGACGTGGACCGTCCAACCCGGCAGCGCCGAGATCAACGCGACGTCGGCCGGCGCCTGGTGGGTGCGGCCTGCGGTGCTCGCGTCGTACGAGGCACCGGTGCTGACGAGGAGGGCGCCGACGTCCTGGTGGCCGAGGTCGAGCTTCACCTGCTCGTACGCTCGCTCGACGAGGAACGGCGCGTAGGTGTGCACGATCGGCCGCATCCCTGCGAGCGCGAGTCCGCCGGCGACACCGACCATCGTCTGCTCACGGATCCCGACGTCGATCACGCGGTCGGGATGGCGGGCGGAGGTGTCGGCCAGCGCGGCGGCCCCGATCACGGCGAGGACGACCGCAACGCGCGGATCCTCGTCCAGGACGGAGCCGAGCTCGGCGTAGAAGCGTTCGCGCATCGGCGTACGGGTCATGCGGCTGCTCCCTTCGCGGTGAGATCGGTCACTGCCGTATCTGACTGGTCGGCTCCACGGAACTCGTCGGTCGTGGCCGCGACGACCACGGTCGGCCGGTCGGGCGCGGTGCGGAGGAGCGCCGTACGGAGGGCCGCGTGGTCGCGTCCGGCGACGTCGGCGCTGACCCATCCCTCTACGGCGAAGCGGGCGGCGATCCCGCCCGGCCAGCCGAGCTTGTCGCTGCGGTTGTCGACGACGACGCAGGTGAGGTTGCCGAGCCCGAGCCGCGCGGCCGTCGCGATCGCCTCCGCGTTGCTCCCCTCGTCGAGCTCGCCGTCGCCGACCAGGACGACGACGCGGGCGGAGCTGTGCTGGATGCGCAGGCCGAGCGCGAGACCGACGGCGATCGGGAGGCCGTGCCCGAGCGAGCCGCTGCCGATCTCGATCCCGGGGACGAGGACGCGGTCGGGGTGGTGGCCGAGGCGCGACTCCCACGAGGCGACGTCGTCGAGCCAGGCGTGCGGGATGAACCCCTTCGCGGCGAGGACGGCGTACGTCGAGGCCGGGCCGTGGCCCTTCGACAGCAGGAAGCGGTCGCGTCCCGGGTCGTCGGTCCGGTCGGGCGCGACGTCGAGGACCTGGTCGTACAGCACCCACACGACGTCGAGGGTCGAGTGGGCGCTCGGGTCGTGCTTCTCGTCACCGGTGATGCGCGCGAGGAGCCCGAGGACGGGCGGCGGGACGGTCGTCGTGGTCATACCGGCTATCGTGCAAGTTAAAGTTCACTTGAGATCAAGCCTTCGGGAGGAGCGACGTGATCACCGAGCCCCACCTCACGATCGGCGAGGCCGCCCAGCGCAGCGGCGTGGCGCCGTCCGGACTGCGCTACTACGAGTCACTGGGGCTGATCCAGTCCGAGCGGACCGCCGGCAACCAGCGCCGCTACGCCCGCAGCACGCTGCGCCGCATCGCCTTCGTCCGCACGGCGTCGCGTGTCGGTCTCAGCCTGGACGAGATCCGCGACGCCCTGGCGACGCTGCCGGAGGGCCGCACCCCGACCAAGAAGGACTGGAGCAGGTTGTCACGCGCCTGGCGCCCCCGTCTCGACGCCCAGATCGCCGAGCTGGAGCGCCTGCGGGACACGCTCGACGCGTGCATCGGGTGCGGCTGCCTGTCGCTCAACCGCTGCAAGCTGTCGAACCCTGGTGATCGCGCGGCGGCGTTCGGTCCGGGGCCGCGTTTCCTGGAGGGTGACCGTCCGGCCGACGCCGCGAAGGAGTGACGCGCCGGACGTCGCTAGCGCGCCGTGACCTCGACGGTGACGGCGTCGCCCTCCTCCAGGCCCTCGGCCTGCCGCACCGGCTTCTTGAGCGGCAGCACGTAGCAGCCGCTGCGAGCGTCGGGGAACACCGACGTCTCCCACCGGCTCTCACCGACCCGTACGTGGACCGGAACCGACCCGAACCCAGGCCGGCCGCCGCCGTCGCTCCGCGCCCGGATGTCGTCGGAGACATCGGCCGGCAGCGTGACGAAGTGCCAGGCCGCGTCGCCGGGCACGCACCAGACCCGGGACTCGAACGCGTACGTCGGCGGCTGACCTCCCATGCGACGCACCCTAGAGCGCCCCGCCGACAACCGAGCCGTCCGTGTCAGATCTCGAACGGCATGCCGGCGTAGTTCTCGGCCAGCCCCTTCGCTCCGGCCTCGGACGACGTGACCCAGCGCAGCTGCGAGAGCTGGAGCTGCTCGTCGAACGGGTCGCCGTTGTGGTGCAGCATGGTCGTCATCCACCAGGAGAAGTGGGTGCAGCGCCAGACGCGGCGCAGCGCGGTGTCGGAGTAGGCGTCGGTGAGCCGCGCATCGCCCTTGCCGACGAGCTCGGCCAGCGCGGGCGCCAGCAGCGCGACGTCCGCGATCGCGAGGTTGAGGCCCTTGGCTCCCGTCGGGGGGACGATGTGGGCCGCGTCGCCGGCGAGGAACAGGCGCCCGTGGCTCATCGGAGCATGGACGTACGAACGCATCGGCAGCACGCTCTTGTCCGTGATCGGTCCGGGCTCCAGCTGCCAGCCGTCCTGGCCGTGGCCGAGACGGGTCGCGAGCTCGTCCCAGATCCGGTCGTCCGACCACGAGTCGGGATCGGTGCCGGGCTCGACCTGGAGGTACAGCCGGCTCACGCTCTCCGAGCGCATGGAGTGCAGCGCGAACCCGTTCGGGTGCCAGGCGTAGATCAGCTCGTCGGTGGAGGGCGCGACGTCGGCGAGGATGCCGAACCACGAGTACGGGTAGGTCCGCTCCCAGGTCGTACCGCCGGGGATCGCGGAGCGACTCGGGCCGAACGAACCGTCGCAGCCGGCGATCGCGTCGGCCTCCAGGCGTTGCGGTGCGCCGTCGGCGTCCCGGTAGGTCACGGACGGGCGGTCGCTGTCCAGGTCGTGGAGCTCGGTGTCGCTGATCTCGTAGACCCACTGCTGCCCCGCGGCGGCGCGGGCGTCGACGAGATCCTTCTGCACCTCGGTCTGCCCGTAGACGTAGACGCTGCGGCCGATCAGGCCCTGGAAGTCGATGTGGTGCCGCTCGTGCGGGAACTGCAGGTAGATGCCGCGGTGCTGGTCGCCCTCGCGTGCCAGCCGGTCGCCGAGCCCGACCTCGGTGAGGAGGTCGACGCTGCTCTGCTCGAGGATCCCGGCGCGGATGCGCGCTCCGACGTACTCCTGGCTGCGGGTCTCGAGGACGACCGAGTCGATCCCGCGGGCGGCGAGCAGGTGCGAGAGCAGGAGACCGGCGGGTCCGGCGCCGATGATGGCGACCTGGGTGCGGGACGGTGCGGGATTCATGGCGCCATTGCACCGCGCGACCGGTCGAGCCGCGAACGAAGCCTTCCGCTGGGCGAAACCCGCCTGGTCACAGCTGGCGCCCGATCCCCTGCGACGCGACCTGCAGGGCGGCGACGAGGCGGCCGCGGTCGCGCTTGAGGTTCGGGACGACCACGCCGATCGACGCGACGACCTGGTCGCCGCGGCGTACGGGGACGGCGGCCGAGCAGGCGCCGAGCGACATCTCCTCGTACGTTGTCGCGTAGCCGTCGCGCCGGACCCGGACGAGCTGGTCCTCGAGGATCCCCGGCTGGGTGACGGTGTAGGGAGTCACGCGGGTCAGCGACGCGAGGACGCGGCGGCGTACGTCGTCCGGCGCGTAGGCGAGCAGCACCTTGCCGACGCCGGTCGCGTGCATCGGCAGCGTGGAGCCGATGCTGCTGACCACCGGCACCGACGTGCGACCGCGCATCCGCTCCAGGTAGAGCACCTCGTCGCCGTCGCGCACCGCCAGGTGCACGGTCGCGAGCGTGGCGGCGTAGATGTCGTGGAGGAACGGCTCGGCAACCTGACGGAGGCCGGCCTCCACCGGCGCGAGCAGCCCGATGTCCCAGATCAGGCGGCCGATGACGTACCGGCCGTCCGGGCGCCGCGACAGCGCGCCAGCGGTGGCGAGCTCCCCGACGAGGCGGTGCGCTGTCGGCACCGGGAGGTCGGCACGGCGGGCGAGCTCGCTGAGGGTGAGCCGTCGGTGGTCGGCGTCGAACGCCGAGAGCAGCGCGAGGATGCGTGTGGCGACCGTGGTGCCGGGTGCCGACGTGTTGCCCGCCATGGCCGCCTCACGTCCCTCGTACGGATCCTTCCGCTGGACGGAATCATAGTCTTCATCGCGTGAGCGCGGTCACCTAGCGTGCGGGACATGACCACACCTCCGCCCAGCTCCGACAGCGCGATGGCTTCCCAGGCCGAGGTCACCGCCGAGATCCGGGAGATCGAGGCCGCCTACCAGCGCTCCGGCGTCGAGGAGACGCAGCCTCGGCGCGACTACCCGCCGTACCGCAGCAGCATCCTGCGCCACCCGACGAAGGACCTCCACCACGCCGACCCGGAGACGATCGAGCTCTGGGCGCCCTGCTTCGGGCACCGCGACGTCGATCCGCTCGAGGCTGACCTGACGATCCAGCACAACGGCGAGCCGATCGGTGAGCGCATGGTCGTCACTGGTCGTGTGGTCGACGGAGAGGGGCGCCCCGTACGCCACCAGCTGGTCGAGCTCTGGCAGGCCAACGCCGGCGGCCGCTACATCCACAAGCGCGACCAGCACCCCGCGCCGCTCGACCCGAACTTCACCGGCATCGGGCGCTGCCTCACCGACGCCGACGGGGTCTACCGGTTCCAGACGATCAAGCCCGGGCCGTACCCGTGGAAGAACCACCACAACGCCTGGCGTCCGGCGCACATCCACTTCTCGCTCTTCGGCACCGAGTTCACGCAGCGGATGGTCACGCAGATGTACTTCCCGGGCGACCCGCTCTTCCCCCTCGACCCGATCTATCAGACCGTCACCGACGCGAAGGCGCGCGAGCGGCTCGTGGCGACGTACGACCACGATGTCACCAGCCACGAGTGGGCCACCGGCTACCGCTGGGACATCGTGCTCACCGGCAGCAACCGGACCTACATGGAGCCCGAGGCTGATTCGAGCGAAGGAACAGCATGAGCGCCCTTACCCCCACGCCCGGCCAGACCGTCGGACCGTTCTTCCACTACGCCCTCCCGTACGACGGCGACCGCGAGATCGTGCCGCCGGGCACGGCAGGGGCGATCCAGCTGCACGGCACGGTGTACGACGGCGCGGGCGCGCCGATCCCCGACGCGCTGATCGAGATCTGGCAGGCCGCCCATGACGGCACGGTCGTCCAGCAGCCGGGCTCGCTGCGGCGCGACGGCTGGACGTTCACCGGCTTCGGGCGGGCGAGCACGCGGCGCGACGGGACGTACTCCCTCTCGACGCTGGTGCCGGGGCCGACCGAGGAGGGCGCGGCGGCGTTCTTCGCGGTCACGGTGTTCGCGCGGGGGTTGACGAACCGCCTGTTCACGCGCGCGTACGTCCCGGGTGACGACGCCGCGCTGGCCGCGGATCGGCTGCTCGGCTCCGTCGACGAGGACCGTCGGGGGACGCTGCTGGCGGTCGAGGACGCGCAGGGGTTGCGCTTCGACATCCGCCTCCAGGGCGCGGACGAGACGGTCTTCCTCCGATTTCCGGGACACTGAGACCCATGACGGATCTGCTCTGGCCCGGTGACGAGCGGGCCGGAGGCCTGCTGTCCGACGCGGCCGTCCTCGCGGCGATGGTCCAGGTCGAGCAGGCCTGGCTCGATGCGCTCGTCGACGCCGGGCTCGCCCCGAAGGCGCTCGACCTGGTCGGCCTCGTCGGTCCGGACGACGTGTCGGCGCTGGCGGCCGGCGCGGAGGGCGGCGGCAATCCCGTGATCGGGCTCGTGACGCTCCTGCGCGAGCGCGCGGTGCCGCCCGGTGCGGTGGAGTCCGACGCGAGCTGGATCCACCGGGGCCTCACGAGCCAGGACGTCGTCGACACCGGGCTCATGCTCGTCGTCCGCGACGCTCTCGACCGGATCACGGCCGACGTCCGCGACCAGACGGCATCGCTGATCGGGCTCGTCGAGGCGCACCGCTCGACGACGATGGTCGGACGCACGCTGACCCAGCACGCCGGGCCGACGACCTTCGGGCTCGTCGCCTCCGGGTGGCTGGACGGCGTGGTCGACGCCGGCGAGGAGATCGGTCGGGTCCGCGCGTCGCTCCCCGTCCAGGTGGGTGGCGCCGTCGGCACGCTGGCGGCGAGCACGGAGCTGGCGCGGCTCGCGGGTCTGCCTGATCCGGAGTCGACGGCAGCTCGGGTCGCGCAGCAGACCGCAGGATCGCTCGGGCTGGTCGCGGCGCGGCCTTGGCACGTACGCCGCGGGCCGGTCACGCGGGTCGGTGACGCGCTGGTCGCGGCCACCGACGT
Above is a genomic segment from Mumia sp. Pv4-285 containing:
- a CDS encoding RNA polymerase sigma factor, producing the protein MPGETHRTIDAIWRIESARVVAGLVRVVNDVGYAEDLAQDALVLALEKWPRDGIPDNPGAWLTKVARNLAVDRVRRDQNLTRKYAVLAPDLEDDRRAATPDPDAIVEDPVGDDVLRLVFVACHPVLARDAQVALTLRMLGGLSTDEIARAFLAPSATVGQRISRAKRTLTAAQVPFEIPSAQDLPARLAAVLEVVYLIFNEGYSASSGDRVIRDDLCREAMRLGRVLTALLPREPEPYGLVALMEIQASRFSARTDRHGAPVLLDDQDRGRWDRTLIRHGLGAIDRSVALKRPLGPYTLQAAIAACHARAATPGDTDWKRIVALYDALAELNPSPVITLNRAVAVSRAYGPGEALEALEPLRRDPRMAAYHLLPSVRADLLVRLGRDAEAAAEFESAATLAGNAHDRRALLELAASAQHRAAG
- a CDS encoding GNAT family N-acetyltransferase, translating into MKALDIVPLDLTDDEVAVALLSVQRASYAIEAELIGFPELPMLHETLDELMASDEEFLGAYADGVLVGAVSWKRLDDGTVDIYRLFVHPDAHRQGIASTLLEMLALLEPTHRTIVSTGSVNAPALALYAGLGFVVVGVREVGPGIGLTDLERRAIP
- a CDS encoding universal stress protein → MTTKEIDFDGGILVGHDGSDFSDQAVLWALEYGKLTGQPVTVVRAWVLTTAPRPRTWEPGYMPPLEDFAEAVVERLEEDLVPLRTDFADVDVRTCAVHGKPAPRLIEASEKASMVVVGRRGLGGFKGLVLGSVSEQVVRHASATVVVIHPDSVDATPGARNVLDSSLSDS
- a CDS encoding DUF503 domain-containing protein, with protein sequence MWVGTIEFDLLLGDVHTLKEKRSFVRPLVADVRRTFDVSVAETDNQDLYRRATVGVAAVSGDNAHVIDVLDRVEQFVAGRPGLDLLSAHRTFFNTDD
- a CDS encoding nuclear transport factor 2 family protein; protein product: MSTTADRFRAAVESGDIASAEALLADDVTFHSPVKFSPFAGKAMVMAVLGFVTQVFEDFRYVGELEGTGSRADEGDAVPSEILVFRANVAGKAIHGLDLLQLDDDGLISEFTVMVRPLSAVIALRDAMNQKMVEAGFAPASVLQG
- a CDS encoding VOC family protein — protein: MTTDNPVLQLRLVVEADDYDEAVRFYRDVLGLPEQAAYEGDGDARVTILDAGRATLELANPAQRRMIDDVEVGRPTTPRLRVAFEVLDGEARTRRLVDAGATLVASPRETPWRSLNSRLDAPAGLQITLFEELMTLDERRSLDGFGTDGERRDA
- a CDS encoding WhiB family transcriptional regulator, whose amino-acid sequence is MTTVARTALDAPDVPCRVLGPDLWFAEQSGDVERAKALCLECPIRAECLAAALDRQEPWGVWGGEVFVKGRPVDHKRGRGRPRVRRATPDEEREDCEPCAA
- a CDS encoding transketolase family protein, which translates into the protein MTRTPMRERFYAELGSVLDEDPRVAVVLAVIGAAALADTSARHPDRVIDVGIREQTMVGVAGGLALAGMRPIVHTYAPFLVERAYEQVKLDLGHQDVGALLVSTGASYDASTAGRTHQAPADVALISALPGWTVHVPGHADELARIVRREASTSRRVYVRMSSLQNATAHPVDGLLHLVRGGAHALPLVVAVGPLLDTVLEATSDLPVRVAYTSTPHPLDTQGLRTLAGPAPSLALVEPYLEGTSAAAVAAALADRPSRVLHVGVPRGQELRRYGSPKDHAAAHGLDAAGIRARVKELLG
- a CDS encoding thiamine pyrophosphate-dependent enzyme, encoding MTTTTVPPPVLGLLARITGDEKHDPSAHSTLDVVWVLYDQVLDVAPDRTDDPGRDRFLLSKGHGPASTYAVLAAKGFIPHAWLDDVASWESRLGHHPDRVLVPGIEIGSGSLGHGLPIAVGLALGLRIQHSSARVVVLVGDGELDEGSNAEAIATAARLGLGNLTCVVVDNRSDKLGWPGGIAARFAVEGWVSADVAGRDHAALRTALLRTAPDRPTVVVAATTDEFRGADQSDTAVTDLTAKGAAA
- the soxR gene encoding redox-sensitive transcriptional activator SoxR produces the protein MITEPHLTIGEAAQRSGVAPSGLRYYESLGLIQSERTAGNQRRYARSTLRRIAFVRTASRVGLSLDEIRDALATLPEGRTPTKKDWSRLSRAWRPRLDAQIAELERLRDTLDACIGCGCLSLNRCKLSNPGDRAAAFGPGPRFLEGDRPADAAKE
- a CDS encoding DUF1905 domain-containing protein, with translation MGGQPPTYAFESRVWCVPGDAAWHFVTLPADVSDDIRARSDGGGRPGFGSVPVHVRVGESRWETSVFPDARSGCYVLPLKKPVRQAEGLEEGDAVTVEVTAR
- a CDS encoding 4-hydroxybenzoate 3-monooxygenase is translated as MNPAPSRTQVAIIGAGPAGLLLSHLLAARGIDSVVLETRSQEYVGARIRAGILEQSSVDLLTEVGLGDRLAREGDQHRGIYLQFPHERHHIDFQGLIGRSVYVYGQTEVQKDLVDARAAAGQQWVYEISDTELHDLDSDRPSVTYRDADGAPQRLEADAIAGCDGSFGPSRSAIPGGTTWERTYPYSWFGILADVAPSTDELIYAWHPNGFALHSMRSESVSRLYLQVEPGTDPDSWSDDRIWDELATRLGHGQDGWQLEPGPITDKSVLPMRSYVHAPMSHGRLFLAGDAAHIVPPTGAKGLNLAIADVALLAPALAELVGKGDARLTDAYSDTALRRVWRCTHFSWWMTTMLHHNGDPFDEQLQLSQLRWVTSSEAGAKGLAENYAGMPFEI
- a CDS encoding IclR family transcriptional regulator, whose translation is MAGNTSAPGTTVATRILALLSAFDADHRRLTLSELARRADLPVPTAHRLVGELATAGALSRRPDGRYVIGRLIWDIGLLAPVEAGLRQVAEPFLHDIYAATLATVHLAVRDGDEVLYLERMRGRTSVPVVSSIGSTLPMHATGVGKVLLAYAPDDVRRRVLASLTRVTPYTVTQPGILEDQLVRVRRDGYATTYEEMSLGACSAAVPVRRGDQVVASIGVVVPNLKRDRGRLVAALQVASQGIGRQL
- the pcaH gene encoding protocatechuate 3,4-dioxygenase subunit beta; the protein is MTTPPPSSDSAMASQAEVTAEIREIEAAYQRSGVEETQPRRDYPPYRSSILRHPTKDLHHADPETIELWAPCFGHRDVDPLEADLTIQHNGEPIGERMVVTGRVVDGEGRPVRHQLVELWQANAGGRYIHKRDQHPAPLDPNFTGIGRCLTDADGVYRFQTIKPGPYPWKNHHNAWRPAHIHFSLFGTEFTQRMVTQMYFPGDPLFPLDPIYQTVTDAKARERLVATYDHDVTSHEWATGYRWDIVLTGSNRTYMEPEADSSEGTA
- the pcaG gene encoding protocatechuate 3,4-dioxygenase subunit alpha — encoded protein: MSALTPTPGQTVGPFFHYALPYDGDREIVPPGTAGAIQLHGTVYDGAGAPIPDALIEIWQAAHDGTVVQQPGSLRRDGWTFTGFGRASTRRDGTYSLSTLVPGPTEEGAAAFFAVTVFARGLTNRLFTRAYVPGDDAALAADRLLGSVDEDRRGTLLAVEDAQGLRFDIRLQGADETVFLRFPGH
- a CDS encoding lyase family protein, producing MTDLLWPGDERAGGLLSDAAVLAAMVQVEQAWLDALVDAGLAPKALDLVGLVGPDDVSALAAGAEGGGNPVIGLVTLLRERAVPPGAVESDASWIHRGLTSQDVVDTGLMLVVRDALDRITADVRDQTASLIGLVEAHRSTTMVGRTLTQHAGPTTFGLVASGWLDGVVDAGEEIGRVRASLPVQVGGAVGTLAASTELARLAGLPDPESTAARVAQQTAGSLGLVAARPWHVRRGPVTRVGDALVAATDVWGQIATDVVTLSRPEIGELAEPAKEGRGGSSTMPQKQNPVLSVLLRRAALAAPPLASLLHTAASLAVDQRPDGSWHAEWDTLRTLARRAVVASSQAGELLAGLRVDAERMRANLDAARPGVLAERDGIRRLASGASATTTPADDHTADSYLGATDLLVDTALARARTFLEEPA